The nucleotide window GATTTGTTTATCAGACATATCGATTCCTTAACCTTCGCCAAGGCCTGAAGCGATAGCTTTGCCAATCGATTCAAGTGCTTGTGCTGCATCTTCACCTTCAGCAACAAACTGAAGCTGGTGGCCGTGTTTAACGCCAAGTGCGATTACTTTCATCAAGCTCTTCGCGTTCACTTCTTTTCCGTCACCATCTAGGTTTGAAACGCGGATTGTTGATTCGAATTTCTTCGCTTCAGCAACCAGCATTGCACCCGGACGAGCGTGTAGGCCGTGCGCGTTTTTGATTTTGAAGACTGCGCAGTTGTCATCGTCTTGAGACGCTGTAGAAACCGCTTCACCTTTTAGAAGGCCAATCACTTGTGCAATGTCAGCGGTTAACAGTTGTTGCTGTTTACCTTCGAAAACCATCTTGCTTAGGTTTGCCAGAATAGATTGGTGTGCGCTGTTACAAGCTGCGAATGCGACTAATGCTTTCACTGGTGTGCCTTCGTACTCACAATGGTTTGCTGTTGAAACAAACGATACGCCAGTGCGAGTTACGCCTTTATCGCTGCCCAATAACCACAGGCCTTGGCCTAGGTGAGTCGGTGTTTTTGTTACTAGGTCAGCAACGAATGCGTTGTCTGTGCAACCTGTGTTCTTAAGTAGGCCGCCCGCAACTGCAGACATTTGAACCATGTCGCTTGCAGGGAACAGTAGCTGAACCAAAGAAGCGTCTAGGTCTGCTTCTAGTTGAACTTCGCCATTAAGTAGGGCGATGATTTCGTCTTCTGATTTCGCCTGCTTTAATTTCTCTTCAACACCGTCTGCCGCTAGAACCTTTGTTAGCTGCTTAAGGATGCCTAAGTGCTCGTCAGATTTCGCTGCAATACCAATTGCTACGTAAACACGGTTGCCGTCTGCCCAATCAATACCTTCAGGAAAGTGGTGAACCGCTACGCCTGTCTCTTTTACTAGGCTACGCGTGTCAGTGGTGCCGTGAGGAATCGCGATGCCGTTACCTAGGAACGTAGAGTTCTGGTTTTCACGGTTCAGCATTCCTTCAACGTAGCCAGAGTCAACTAAGCCTTTCGCGGTTAGGTCGCCAGCAATGTTCTGGATAGCTTTGAATTTGTCATCGGCCGTTTGACCAAGAGTGATGTCGGATTTTGATAGTTTAAGCATGGTGCCTCTTTAGCGTATCGCTTGAGAATTTGTGTATCGCTACGATTCAGTCTAAAGCAAATGTTACTGAGCTTTACTCGTTGCTTGCTCTTTGTTTTATCTTGGCTGAATCGGTTCAGCATTCAGTGTAAAAAAATTCAGCAAAGCCGATTTTGGTTTTCAAAATAGTTTTGCTGCGTGTCGTAATTCCAGTTTCGTTAACAACAAGAAGCCGAATCACGACAAATGACGCTCAATCCATACAAAAGGATGATTGAAGTCACTTTTCAGATTTTGCTGAATCCTTTCAGCTTTTATACTGAATCGATTCAGCATATAATTCAACTAATCCAAGGATCAGAAGATTGGTTATATGATCCTACGCACAAAATACAGGTCACCCATATGACACTAGATGAAATTGCCAAACTAGCCGGTGTGTCGAAAACCACGGCCAGTTATGTCATCAACGGCAAGGCGCAGAAATACAGAATCAGTGAAAAGACTCAGCAGAAAGTCATGGCGGTTGTGGAAGAATATAACTACCGACCAGACCATGCTGCTTCGTCGCTGCGTGCTGGTAATAGCCGTTCATTTGGTTTGATTATTCCCGATCTGGAAAACAGCAGTTACGCGCGTTTAGCAAAACTGATCGAGCAGAACTCACGTAAAGTGGGCTATCAAATCCTGATTGGTTGCTCTGATGATGATGCTGAAACCGAACGCAAAGTAGCAGAAGCGTTGGTGAGCCGTCGTATCGATGCCTTGCTTGTTGCGAGTTCAATGCCAGACGCCAATGAGTTTTACTTGAAGCTGCAAAATTCAGGTACACCTGTCATTGCGATAGACCGTCCGTTGGATGATGAGCATTTTGCTTGTGTGATCAGTGAAGATTTCGAAGCCGCGTTTGAACTGACCCATTCGATTCTCGATGACAGTATTCATAGTGTTGGCTTAATTGGTGCGTTACCTGATCTGAACATTTCACGTGAACGTCAGCTGGGTTTTGAAGCGGCGAATAAAGCACATACTCAACAAACAAGGCTAATAGAAAACAAGCCGATGGTTGTGGGTTATGGCGAACACTTTGATAGAGAATCAGGGCGTGAGATTTTTGAGGGTTGGATTGCGAAAGGTACAATTCCCGATGCGATCGTGACTATGTCTTACACCTTGTTAGAAGGTGTGTTGGATGTGATGGTCGAAAAGCCAGAGCTGATCAACCAAGTGAAGCTGGCGACCTTTGGTGATAACCGTTTATTGGATTTCTTACCTTTCAAAGTCCATTCACTGCCTCAGCAATTCGAAGTGATTGCCGACAGCGCTTTTGCACTTGCTTTGAACGCGTCAGCTAAGCGCTATCAAGCTGGTATTGAATTAGTGCCGAGAAGCTTAGTCAAACGAGGCTAGCATTCATTTAACAGTTAGTCAGAGCTTAACCGTTAACTAGAACCAAGCAATAAGCCCATTTCTACAATGGCAACAATGCCGAGCAACAAAGCCAACACTTTCCAAAACTGGATAGGGTTTCGGTTTATCAAAGGTTGTTTGGCTTTGCTTTTCACCAAGCTTTGGTTTGGTGTGTAAAGGTCTGCCACAAAATCCCCCAACACTTGATGGCGTTCGCTTGGCGATTCCGCGCAGGCTTTTTGTAACACCAAATCCACCCAAGCCGGTATATCAGCACGCTTTTGTGTGAGTGGTTGGTATTCCCACTGATGATGACGAGATTGCTTAAGCGATTGTGCAGTCATTTCAGAGTAGGGCAATGTACCTGTCAGCATCTCATAGCCGATCACTGCGATAGAGAACAGATCCGAGCTTGTGGTGGCCGTGTTGTGCTTAATGGTTTCCGGTGCGATGTAATTCACCGCGCCCAGTGGTGTCGAGTCTTGTTCTGTTTGTTCTCCCTCTTCAATACCTCTCACTAACACCGCACCAAGGTCGATGATTTTGATCTCACCATCACGCTGAATCATGATGTTCTCGGGCTTTAAGTCTCGGTGCACCATATCTGCACGTTGTAATACTCGAATGCCTTGCGTGATCTTTTCTAGTATGTCGCGCACTTCATTGAGTGACGGTTTTGGATTGTCGTACATCCATTGTCTCAGGGTGATGCCTTCTACCCACTCACAGATTTGATATAAGAATTGCGAGTTCTCTGGCGTCGGGTAAACCTTCATTACTCTCTTATTTTTTAACAAGATCCCCGCCCATTGTTCATTAAAGAAGGCACGAAGTTGCGAAGGGCTATCGTGATACTGAACGGAAGGGACTTTCAGCACGAACTCGGTTTGGGTCTCTTTCTGCATCACACGATACACATGGCTTCTAGAGCCTGCATATAACACCTCAAGGACCATAAAGTTGTCGATGCTTTGGCCAAGTTTTAGCGCTGGTGGAATCGCGCGTTTAGCCAGCTTTTCATGGAATTCAATGAGCGAAGGTTTAGGCAGATGACTGACTTGCACAATCAAGCAGCTCACGTTGTCTGAGCTATTGTGGCTTAAAGCAGTGTTACAGATGGTTTGTGCTGCGTATTCGAAATCCGATCCAGGCTTATTGATGTGTTCCTTGAAGGTGTTGGGGGAGACAAACTCATGCACCCCATCAGATGTCAGGATAAAACAGTCGTTTTTCTTGATAGGCAGGGTTTGATAGTCAACGTTGAGTTGGTTGTCCATGCCTAAGGCACGTGTTAGATAATGCTTCTGCCCCATATTTTTACGCGTGTGATCGCGTGTCAGTTGGCGTAATTCTCCATCTCTTAATAAGTAGATACGGCTGTCGCCAACGTGGAATATATGTGCGGTGTTCGATTTAAGTATCACGCTGCTGAACGTCGAAACGAGGGCATTGTGGTTCACTTGTTGTGCGGGATGAATATTAGAAACAGACGTGTTGAAGAGCCAAGAATTGAGTGAAGTTAAGACTTTCTGTGCCGAGCGTTGAATGCTCCAGCTTTGGGGAGTGGCGTAATAGTCGTCGATAAACTGCATCACGCTGGTGTGACTGGCTTTCTGGCCATGCTCACTGCAACTTGCGCCGTCTGCTATGCAGGCAACACTGCCTTTCAACTCTTGTTCCGCGCGAGTTTTGGGGTGTTTTACAATGATGGCATCTTGGTTTTCATCACGTACGCCTTGATTCGAATAACCACCAAACTTAAGCGTTAACTGGTTGTTTGATTCTGGCGCGATGATTTGCCCTTGGCTGAATGAAATTGTCATAACTGGTCTTCTTCTTAACTGCTCTTCTTTTCGCTTCCTTGACAGAACATCCTCGGAAGAACAAAAGCTCTAGTGAACGTAGAGCCTCTGAACGAAGCACCAAAGCGGTGATACCAACCTTGGTGCTTCTCCCGATTCAATGAGTGGTTAGCTCGATACGTTAGGGTCAGTTGACCTTTCGAGCTGATTTTTGCAGCGCTTTGTGGGAAATTTCTACCAGGCAGAGGCTTTGATGTGTAGCTAGCCTACATGAGAAGCCGATAACGCAGTAGAAATGAACCACAAAGGCTGCCCGAAGGGTTCGGCTAGAATCGTTTTATGCTTTGTTAAGAAGCATTTGCTTAGAATGACTAGGCTACATACTTCTTGCCGCGCCTATAACGATTCTATCTCGAACAAAACTTCACCACGAAAGGTCAGCTGACCCTGATCAAGGTCACGCTACCATCGTCATTCACTTCAGCAATTTGGCCGTTAGGCTCTTCCATGAACATCAGAGTAACGAAGCCGAGTACCGCTGTTCCTGCAATTACTAAGAAGAAGGTTTGGTAACTTACGAATGACAACACAGTTAGGTAAACTACCGCACCCACGTTACCGTAAGCCCCCGTCATACCTGCAATCTGACCTGTCATACGACGCTTGATTAGAGGTACCGTTGCGAATACTGCACCTTCACCCGCTTGTACGAAGAAAGAACACGCCATCGCCGCGACAACCGCTAGCCATACAGGCCATGTGCTGTCAACTTGACCCATTGCGAAGTAACCCACAGCAAGACCAATCGTTAGAATAAGCAGTGTTGGTTTACGACCGAATTTATCTGAAATCCAACCACCACCTGGGCGAGACATTAGGTTCATAAAGGCATAAGCTGACGCAACCATACCAGCAAGAACTGGTGTTAATTCAAAGGTTTCAGAGAAGAACAGAGGCAACATAGAAACTACCGCTAGCTCAGAACCAAATGTCGCGAAGTACAATACGTTAAGTACCGCAACTTGCTTGAATTTGTACTGGTGAATCTCTGGCACTTCTTCTTTAAATACGTTCTTGTTTACTTTCCAAACTTGCGACACTTCGTACACGTAAAGCGCAGCCAAACCTGCATACACAGAGTAAACTGCCATGTCAGACAACATGTTGATGTTGCTTGGTGATAGCTTCCAAGTCAGTAGTGCTAAAGCGGCATACATTGGGATCTTCATAATAAGTAGGAAGAAAAAGTCACCCTTTGATGTCACTTCCATCGCCGTTACTTGAGCAGGCTTGAAGTAAGTCGAACCTTTTGGTGTATCTGACACGTTTTTGTAGAAGATAAACGAGAACGCTAAGCTCATTGCGCCAGTAATACCGACCGCATAACGCCAGCCGTCTTCACCACCAAAAGCTAGAGCGAGAGTTGGAAGCGTGAATGCTGCAGCTGCTGAACCGAAGTTACCCCAGCCACCATAAATGCCTTCAGCTGTACCCAATTCATTGTGTGGGAACCACTCAGACACAAGACGAATACCAACCACGAAGCCAGCACCGATGAAACCTAATAGGAAACGTGCAATCGCCGCTTGAATGAAAGAGTCTGCCAGAGCAAACATAAAACAAGGGATAGAACAGACCGCGAGTAGTGAAGAGTAGACCAACCTTGGGCCGTATCTGTCGGTTAGCATGCCTATTGCGACACGTGCCGGAATGGTTAAGGCAACGTTGAGAATAAGGAGTGTTTTGATCTCTTCAGTGGAAAGACCAAGCGAGGTTTTTACCATTTGCAGTAGTGGAGCAAAGTTGAACCATACAACAAAGGTGATAAAAAATGCCATCCAACTTAGGTGTAAGGTTTTCATCTTACCCGTAAATGAAAGCAGCGAAAATTTTGTGTTATCCATGGTTTAAATCCTTTAAATCTGGAAAATTACCCGGTTTTAGCTCGTGCGTTACTTCCGAAATTCGAACGCATTCATGTGGCTAAACCCTATGCCGAAATTGCTCACGCTTTAAAGCGTTTGCAGGATGATGTCGGCTGTTTATTAACTGGCGATAGCAAGAGGTGCGAGAACTTGTACATGTTCACCTTGCTTGCGAACTTCAAATTTCATGAGCTTGAGTTCTGGTTGTTCAAGGCACGCGCCAGTTTCTAAGTGGAAATGCTGCTTGTATAAGGGTGAGGCTACGTAAGGCTCACCGCTTAATGAACCAATTATACCACGTGACATCACATTCGCTTTGCCGATAGGGTCGTAATTAGAGAGCCCATAAAGCGTGTCGCTGCGCTTGCAGTAAAAAATAGCCACTTGGTTATCGTCTACTTTGGCGCAAATCCCCCCATTTGGGGTTAAGTCCCGGGTGCTACATACGGTTGTCCAATTTTCCATGACTTTCTCCTAGTCTAAAATTGAGTTTTTTATTTTTTTATTGATGAACCTGATGAAATTTATGAAACCTCAGTCACGTCGATTTGGTCTGCTTTAGCGAGCTTTTCATCGCGTTTTGAATTCGAAGCATCACTCAAGCTCGGCTTAGGAAAACGTTGCTCTCGCTCTTTGATGAATGACAGGCTAGTGTCCATTTCTTCACTGTTGATGTAGTGCTGGAAGCGCTTCATCTTCTCAGGGTTTTCAATGGTGGTTTTCCATTCACACTGATACTTCTCGATATTGAGTGCGATGTCAGCTTCGAGTTCTTCAGCTACGTTGAGCTTGTCTTCAATCACGACTTGCTTGAGGTATTCAATGCCGCCTTCGAGGTTCTCCATCCATACCGATGTACGCTGTAGGCGGTCTGCGGTACGGGTGTAGAACATCAAAACGCGGTCGATGTATTTAAGGAGGGTGGTTTCGTCTAAATCAGTGGCGAATAGGTCACCATGGCGAGGGCGCATACCACCGTTACCACAGATATAGAGGTTCCAACCTTTGTCGGTAGCGATAATGCCAAAGTCTTTTGATTGGGCTTCTGCACATTCACGAGTACAGCCTGAAACCGCAAACTTAATCTTGTGTGGTGAACGCAGGCCTTTGTAGCGGTTTTCAAGTCGAATCGCTAAGCCGACACTGTCGTCGACACCGTATCGACACCAAGTGCTACCGACACACGATTTCACGGTACGAACCGATTTACCGTAGGCGTGGCCCGTTTCAAAACCTGCGTCAATCAGCTTTTTCCAGATGATAGGCAGTTCGTTAAGCTGTGCGCCAAACAAGTCGACACGTTGGCCACCTGTGATTTTGGTATACAGGTCGAACTCTTTAGCGACTTCGCCAAGCACGATCAATTTATCTGGTGTGATTTCACCGCCAGCAATACGTGGAACCACAGAGTAGGTGCCGTCTTTTTGCATGTTGCCAAGATAGATGTCGTTGGTGTCTTGTAGCTCGATATGTTGATCTTCAAGGATGTAATCGTTCCAGTACGAAGCCAGAATCGAACCGACGGCGGGTTTACACACAGTACAACCCAATCCGTTTCCATGAGAATCTAACAGCTCATCGAAAGTCTTGATTTTGTTGACGCGGATGATGTCAGTCAGCTCTTGGCGAGAATAAGCAAAGTGCTCACAGATATCGTTAGAGACTTCCACACCTAGGTTACTCAGTTCGCTATCGAGAACTTGTTTAGCAAGGGCAGAACAACCACCACAACCTGTTGAAGCGTTGGTGGTTTCTTTTAGAGCCGCCATAGTGGTGCAGCCAGCAGATACTGCGTCTTTAATGTCGCCTTTGGTCACATCAAAACATGAACAGATCACAGCGCTATCAGGCAGAGCTTCAACACCCATTGCGGAGCCAGAATCATCGGCCACGTTAGGTAAAATCAGCACGGATGGGTTTTCAGGAAGGGGCATATCGTTTTGCTTGATTTGCAGTAGCGAGCCGTAGGCTTCTGCGTCACCAACCAGTACTGCACCAACAATCTTTGTGCCGTCAGCCGAAATGATCAGGCGCTTATAAACTTGTTCAATTTCATCGTTGTAGGTATACGATTGAGCGCCTTCCGTTTTGCCGTGTACTTCGCCAATACTGGCAACATCGACGCCAAGAAGCTTGAGCTTAGTGCTCATGTCAGCGCCCGTGAATGCAGCGTCGTCAGTACCATCAGAGACAATATGCGAAGCTGCAATTTTTGCCATCGAATAACCGGGAGCGACTAAGCCAAAAATCTTGTTATCCCAAAGTGCACATTCACCAATGGCATAGACGTTGTCGATATTGGTTTGGCAGTGATTGTTGATCACGATACCGCCACGTTCGCCAATCTCGACATCAGAGCTTCTTGCTAGCTCATCTTGAGGGCGAATACCGGCAGAGAATACGATCATATCGGTTTCTAAATGGGTGCCGTCTGCGAAGTTCATACGGTAGCGAGCGTTTTCACCGTCGACTATTTCAGAGGTCGCTTTCTCGGTATGAACTTGGACGCCAAGGTCTTCAATCTTTCTGCGCAGTAGGGCACCGCCACCGTCATCTAATTGAACGGCCATTAGGCGAGGCGCGAATTCAACCACA belongs to Vibrio cyclitrophicus and includes:
- the fruB gene encoding fused PTS fructose transporter subunit IIA/HPr protein is translated as MLKLSKSDITLGQTADDKFKAIQNIAGDLTAKGLVDSGYVEGMLNRENQNSTFLGNGIAIPHGTTDTRSLVKETGVAVHHFPEGIDWADGNRVYVAIGIAAKSDEHLGILKQLTKVLAADGVEEKLKQAKSEDEIIALLNGEVQLEADLDASLVQLLFPASDMVQMSAVAGGLLKNTGCTDNAFVADLVTKTPTHLGQGLWLLGSDKGVTRTGVSFVSTANHCEYEGTPVKALVAFAACNSAHQSILANLSKMVFEGKQQQLLTADIAQVIGLLKGEAVSTASQDDDNCAVFKIKNAHGLHARPGAMLVAEAKKFESTIRVSNLDGDGKEVNAKSLMKVIALGVKHGHQLQFVAEGEDAAQALESIGKAIASGLGEG
- the cra gene encoding catabolite repressor/activator, yielding MTLDEIAKLAGVSKTTASYVINGKAQKYRISEKTQQKVMAVVEEYNYRPDHAASSLRAGNSRSFGLIIPDLENSSYARLAKLIEQNSRKVGYQILIGCSDDDAETERKVAEALVSRRIDALLVASSMPDANEFYLKLQNSGTPVIAIDRPLDDEHFACVISEDFEAAFELTHSILDDSIHSVGLIGALPDLNISRERQLGFEAANKAHTQQTRLIENKPMVVGYGEHFDRESGREIFEGWIAKGTIPDAIVTMSYTLLEGVLDVMVEKPELINQVKLATFGDNRLLDFLPFKVHSLPQQFEVIADSAFALALNASAKRYQAGIELVPRSLVKRG
- a CDS encoding bifunctional protein-serine/threonine kinase/phosphatase — protein: MTISFSQGQIIAPESNNQLTLKFGGYSNQGVRDENQDAIIVKHPKTRAEQELKGSVACIADGASCSEHGQKASHTSVMQFIDDYYATPQSWSIQRSAQKVLTSLNSWLFNTSVSNIHPAQQVNHNALVSTFSSVILKSNTAHIFHVGDSRIYLLRDGELRQLTRDHTRKNMGQKHYLTRALGMDNQLNVDYQTLPIKKNDCFILTSDGVHEFVSPNTFKEHINKPGSDFEYAAQTICNTALSHNSSDNVSCLIVQVSHLPKPSLIEFHEKLAKRAIPPALKLGQSIDNFMVLEVLYAGSRSHVYRVMQKETQTEFVLKVPSVQYHDSPSQLRAFFNEQWAGILLKNKRVMKVYPTPENSQFLYQICEWVEGITLRQWMYDNPKPSLNEVRDILEKITQGIRVLQRADMVHRDLKPENIMIQRDGEIKIIDLGAVLVRGIEEGEQTEQDSTPLGAVNYIAPETIKHNTATTSSDLFSIAVIGYEMLTGTLPYSEMTAQSLKQSRHHQWEYQPLTQKRADIPAWVDLVLQKACAESPSERHQVLGDFVADLYTPNQSLVKSKAKQPLINRNPIQFWKVLALLLGIVAIVEMGLLLGSS
- a CDS encoding NarK family nitrate/nitrite MFS transporter codes for the protein MDNTKFSLLSFTGKMKTLHLSWMAFFITFVVWFNFAPLLQMVKTSLGLSTEEIKTLLILNVALTIPARVAIGMLTDRYGPRLVYSSLLAVCSIPCFMFALADSFIQAAIARFLLGFIGAGFVVGIRLVSEWFPHNELGTAEGIYGGWGNFGSAAAAFTLPTLALAFGGEDGWRYAVGITGAMSLAFSFIFYKNVSDTPKGSTYFKPAQVTAMEVTSKGDFFFLLIMKIPMYAALALLTWKLSPSNINMLSDMAVYSVYAGLAALYVYEVSQVWKVNKNVFKEEVPEIHQYKFKQVAVLNVLYFATFGSELAVVSMLPLFFSETFELTPVLAGMVASAYAFMNLMSRPGGGWISDKFGRKPTLLILTIGLAVGYFAMGQVDSTWPVWLAVVAAMACSFFVQAGEGAVFATVPLIKRRMTGQIAGMTGAYGNVGAVVYLTVLSFVSYQTFFLVIAGTAVLGFVTLMFMEEPNGQIAEVNDDGSVTLIRVS
- the nirD gene encoding nitrite reductase small subunit NirD; amino-acid sequence: MENWTTVCSTRDLTPNGGICAKVDDNQVAIFYCKRSDTLYGLSNYDPIGKANVMSRGIIGSLSGEPYVASPLYKQHFHLETGACLEQPELKLMKFEVRKQGEHVQVLAPLAIAS
- the nirB gene encoding nitrite reductase large subunit; amino-acid sequence: MSKKKIVVVGNGMVGHKFIDNILQSESDEFDVITFSEEPRLAYDRVQLTAYFNGKSADDLSLTSEEYYQSNGVNYLLNQKVAKLDTANQQVITESGHVESYDKLILATGSFPFVPPIPGNDQEHCHVYRTIEDLDAIELSSKGSKSGVVIGGGLLGLEAANAVKNLGLETHVVEFAPRLMAVQLDDGGGALLRRKIEDLGVQVHTEKATSEIVDGENARYRMNFADGTHLETDMIVFSAGIRPQDELARSSDVEIGERGGIVINNHCQTNIDNVYAIGECALWDNKIFGLVAPGYSMAKIAASHIVSDGTDDAAFTGADMSTKLKLLGVDVASIGEVHGKTEGAQSYTYNDEIEQVYKRLIISADGTKIVGAVLVGDAEAYGSLLQIKQNDMPLPENPSVLILPNVADDSGSAMGVEALPDSAVICSCFDVTKGDIKDAVSAGCTTMAALKETTNASTGCGGCSALAKQVLDSELSNLGVEVSNDICEHFAYSRQELTDIIRVNKIKTFDELLDSHGNGLGCTVCKPAVGSILASYWNDYILEDQHIELQDTNDIYLGNMQKDGTYSVVPRIAGGEITPDKLIVLGEVAKEFDLYTKITGGQRVDLFGAQLNELPIIWKKLIDAGFETGHAYGKSVRTVKSCVGSTWCRYGVDDSVGLAIRLENRYKGLRSPHKIKFAVSGCTRECAEAQSKDFGIIATDKGWNLYICGNGGMRPRHGDLFATDLDETTLLKYIDRVLMFYTRTADRLQRTSVWMENLEGGIEYLKQVVIEDKLNVAEELEADIALNIEKYQCEWKTTIENPEKMKRFQHYINSEEMDTSLSFIKEREQRFPKPSLSDASNSKRDEKLAKADQIDVTEVS